The Maniola jurtina chromosome 9, ilManJurt1.1, whole genome shotgun sequence genomic sequence ATAAGAGAAGACATTTGAGTTACGATATGTCAAATAGAGCTTGGGGATCCgctctgattttttttatttctttttaaaggCAGGTGATGTTACTGTTATAGAAAGCGTAGAATTCAATTATTCGCCTATTGACAGCGAGAATATGGCCGTCTTTAGTCTGGTTGCCAAGTGAGGACCCCTCCGGTAAAGGCGCCTCGTTCGCATTAACGCACTTCTACAAATTGATCGTAAATTCCGATGAATAACTGAATAATATGAATTTGAAGTGGTTACGCCTATTTATTGCTGTTTTTAGGAAGtcgtaaaatgtattttataggcTATAAGCGATCTAGGACGCTTTTTTcatttaacattttaatttcgcaGAAACGCACTctgtttttttacaaaatgtaaaGCATGGATGAGCAATGTTTTTCCAATTTCTGATATTTAATCAAAGAAATTAAAAGTACTTAGTACAACAGCTAGCGTGCTCCCTAGCGCATAATACAAacatagtttggttctcattttaatattaaccaatcaaactcagtGAAATTTTCTTAGATGTGTTTCAAAAGttctatttgtatggtagcttagcACTAGATTCGACTTTCGTCATTCATCCAATTTCGTTCCGTCATCCATGAGAATATCTCTGATGTGCcccggattcaaatcggacatattaTGACATAAATGTTAAAAAGGTGCTCTGAattagcttggatttggatcaaaGATCaaattagtgcgtaagcaatatccggaTTCGGTCAAAGTTTTAtatatatccgtattttcacgaattTGTAACCGCTCTTAGGCAGCAAGTAGGTACcagtatgaaataaaacactatctttccatatatctggTAATCACAGAGCCTTGCGATTGTCTTTGTTCATTTGTTTTCAATACAATCGCAGGCCGGCCTTCGGGATTGAATACTTAATCTTGTTCTTTCATACACAATGTAAGTACACCAAAATGGACGAATGTCCGTTTATAGCTACTTATCGattaaatatttagttaaaaagttttctatgaaaaatcgTAGTCTATCTATAGCTAAGGATCTTTTCTACAAGTCGTCTAACGAACATTAGCTCCGCATTAAAAGtgcaaaataatatcaaagtagtgatgtaacttacaaaataaaaggAAACTCATTCACAagctttttttataatttacctaACTATGTAACTTAttcccgcaatttcgtctgcgtcgactgcacaaatttcaaacccctattttactctcttagggattgaattttcgaaaatccttttttaggggatgtctacgtcatgaATCTGCGTGCTAAACTTCAGCCCAGATCcgaccagtagtttgagctgtgcgttgatagatcagtcagtcagtcagctttttgttttattatattactagctgacgcccgcgacttcgtccgcgtggatttaggttttttgaaatcccgtgggacctctctagttttccgggataaaaagtagcctatgtgcttggatgaataaatactccctatgtgctaatccaggatattatctatctccattccgaatttcagccaaatccgtcgagtagtttttgcgtgaaggagtaacaaacatacacacacacacacacacacacatacaaactttcgcctttataatattagtgtgatagtgtgatattaaGATCACAAAGTTAGTGCAGAaaaacacataggtacctacaaagcAAAAGAAATATATAGGCAGGTACattttggcggccttatcgctacctagcgatcccTTCCAGCTTTTCCTATCATATATTTAGgtaataatcctttacattttaATAGGATTTTTCCAATAAGTTAACGTTTTATTATATCACGCGAACGTCGCCGGCGGGAACTGTTAGTTAAACGTTTTATCGCAACATATCGGTCGCATATCAAAATGCCTCTTTATAAACGCAACTTCCTCCACTTAGTATCCATTTCTGGATGCGTCCGGTGCAGTTACCCTTCGGCTCTTtgtttgtaaatataaaaacattttaatatgtaAAACCGTGCGTGACTCACACGGCTTTGGGGGTAAAGGTGCCCCACACAGCTGGGCTATACTATTCTTGTAATTTCTAGTAAATGAATTCttagtcaagagctaacttgccgtacaatcaaataagaataccggccaagtgcgaggcagactcgcgcaccgagggttccgtactcggttattttttccgacattttgcacgataaatcaagttatcctacggaacccttatagggtaagtaagatgatatagtggtgataattactACGAGGTTTCTATGGCGCCCAGgtcaaattttcaactctttacctataacggttcatgagatagacTGTACTGTACCCATATCTGTTCATGAGATAGGCTGACAGACGACAAACAGAGGGGTCACGTTGGCAgtcttcaggtacggaaccctaattacaACAAGAATAGGTCTAATTAGAACGCTAAAATCGCATAGCAGCACggttttgccagtagggtggtaactagccacgtcaaaagcctcccaccagaaaaaagaaaaaaaaattggttgtctgtaaagtcggtttactgacaatactgatagttgaacgtgacaacaaaggccgattgtgcttctttgtcgctcgttccgcgctctcgcttgcacttcaagccttacatggaacgcctcagagcgaggtaacgccgcatgagtcatgttttttcgtgcgtgcagccggctctatcgaattataagacgttgtcacgtcaaaaaacagaaaacaaTAAAATGCTCGTAAGATAATGTCATTTACGAGAAAGAGTTCATAAGGAAAGGAATCAGTTAAAACTAGAATTAGGTGTGTGTTGTGTATCACACGGTCATTCGCCGATAACTATCTTTACGACCATAGTTACGCGGTATGGGTCAAAGATTGTGAAAATGTAGTTTATGTCTTGCTTATTAAAAGAAAAGCTGGTGGGTTCCGCATCCTGACTACTTATCTAGTTAttttacggccaaaattaatgcttaATCTATCTTTTTATctagattgattattaatttcggccgttagaCGTCCTGTAAACTTGATGTAGTGTTAAAGCGAATTTGTATCTTCATTATCAACAAATAGTGAATAGGCATAGGCGAAGTTTATAAGGAAAGGAATCAGTTTAAACTAGAATTAGGTAAGTTGTGTATCACACGGTTATTCGCCGATAACGATCTTTACGACCCATAGTTGCCTCGCTATGGGTCAAAGATTGTGAAATGTAGTTTATGACTTTACTTATTAAAAGAAAAGTTGGTGGGTTCCGTATCCtagctatagtacgcgacaggtcgagatggcaatcggggtatgagcgGGTTGTATAAATGtgggggctgtgcggggcgttaccacttatggcattctaattccgacaatggcagcaTCATCTTCATAGGatgacataaaaatatttacttgaaagtgcagtttaagaaattagtcaaaacaATGAATTCGACATGAGTTACAAATTACTCGATACTATAacattagttatagtatcgactaatttagtataaaaatctttacttaaaagggtccagtttaagtaattatacttaaactggaccctttcaagtaaagatttttatataaacctgcgAGGATGATACTGatatttcgcgggcagacccgcgTACAGTTATTTAAGATACCTGTAAAACCCACGTAGCGAAAAAGCTAATTTTTATcttcaccatcatcatctcGGCTCGCTACtggtacgggtctcttctcagaatgagaagggcttagccATAGTCCGGcagctggtcaagtgcggattggcagacttcacacacctttgagaatattatggagaactctcgggcatgcaggtttcctcacgatgttttccttcgccgctaaagcaagtgatgtttaaatTGCTTAGAACACAAGTTGTGTTGCAAagaaaagttaggggtgcgtaAAAAGGATCGATTTCTGGAAGTCCataaccacaaggctatcaccGCAATAATTTATACCTTACGTATAATTAaagtatatgtacctactgttcTATTACCTATACTACTAACTTGCTTAATAGTTTTTCTTACTTAGTAAAccaaatgaaattttaataagtatctATTAAAATTGCATGAAATAAGATAGCTTTAATTGACTTTTAacctagtacataatatgtaaaaccATTAGTACTTAACATTTACATGAGATAAGACACCTTTAATTGACTTTTAACCTGTTACTTGCCCTTGTAGAAATTGGAAAATCAAATAACTAAGTAACGGTCTAATAGCTAAGAAGTTATTTTCTAGGGTTCCTTACCCGAAAGGTACCCACGGGGCCTTAATTCTAAATTCTTTCTGTCCGGCAGTACCGCAATaggtagagttaaaattttcacagaatgtgtatttctattgccgctataataacaaatatgaaaataaaaataaataaataaatgttattacTTGTACAATGGCGCGAAACCCTTCGTAtgggagtccgactcgcacatgACCGGTTTTTTCGCAAAGCATAATAACACACATCATTGGTCACCCATCCCCGTTCGTTTACGgaacactaaaataaataaaaagccctAATAAGCGCAGTTTGTATGCCATCGCGATCTAACATACACCTTTATAGCACCTTCCAGGAATATGGGagcattattgtaataaaacgtTTTGTTTGTATACGAATGAGGTATCAAAGGAAAGTTTATTAAACCCTTGGACGGATAAAACGCGCGGCGGCAGTGACGGCTATAGTCGAGTGAGCGAGCGACATTGTGTCAAGACCAAGAGTGTTTACTAACAAATCCAAAGAGTGTTCTCTAGCAACTTATGCCTGCCATAGGTTATTATAGGTTACTATAAGTCATAAGTATACTATAGACATAAAGCGTAAAACAAACTATAGGACGCGTCCGTAAGCCGCGGCTGACAGACAGGACTGATAGGTGTGAATAGTCGTTTGAGACGTGGCTTGTGATATATCTCGAGGACAGAGAGAGCTTTCAAGGTAACGTCCGCGACTTACGAGTACTTCCAATAGTTTGCACAGTTCAGTGTACTATATTATCCAGCCACCTATTAGTCGGAGCTGTCAGCCGCGTCCGTAAGCATCCGATAATTTGTTTCCGGCTTAATTATTATGGCTGACATTTAATATTGACAGGCAACAGTCGTTGGCTTTGTCAGTAAAAATTGCTGCCGCCTACTGTTGCGTTTGGCCATAGCTTTAATATCTACTAGTACGCAACTCTTGGTAGCCTGAGTCAAAACTGACTTTTATTGCTCAGTAAAGTAGAGGATTGATGACTCCTGTGTTTTATCATTTATTACAGTTTTCTCTTTAGTTATTAGCCGTTAATAAACTACATGGAGCTGACCTGAGACTGTGACAGTAGGTactcaataggtacctactacctatctaGATATAAGTAGgtgtactgattctgagcgcacctaaattttagagtattcgcatctttttcttaccaatataaTAAAGAAAGGGACAGAAAAGGACaaatctaatttaatttagaactgtcaaacctcgtgactttagatTATGACCCTATTATTTTTTAGTGCGctcaaaaatttagtttttaaaattaattttccgtcttttttagcaaattaaaaagaaaaagaggcAGATACTGAAAATTTAGCTAagagaaagacatcagaatcgacgccaattCGACGAAGTCCCTTCTTGTACCGGGTACACTAGATAGAGGTTCTACCTAAATATAATTCAAACTTAGTAATGTAGTCAATAAAGCCATAAAACAGCCAATCTTCGGAAATCCCCAGAAACAGCTCCTATTTTTATgacttttctttaaaatttcCGTTTTCTTAACATTATTTAATACCAGAAACCTTTTGAAGctggaaaataatttttaatactttttaaaccaTTATGATATTTATATATGACATCAAGTAAAAcgttaccttctctttgagaggtTGTAGAGGACAATTATTGCTATCAAACGACTTCTAAAGACCTATAGCCAAAAATACCCGATTTTGAGTTATAAATCGTTTCGTGTGTTTCAGAAAAAATACGTAAGTATTTGTTTctgtaaaattaatttaaaaataaaagtaaggcATATCGTCAACTTTTTATTCAGTTTCTAAGTGgcagacatctcaattaataattgtactAAAATAGAAATAATCCTTAATCTTCAGTTAGGGCTCCGaaactgtaccagtttcataatttctattttgttattttgccaaaaatgctatttttcttcaaaaaaacACAGAAGTTATTGGTCTGCAGATTATCTCCAAAAATTCCTAAGCTATGTAATAATGTACAAAAATCTATAATTAAATTAGGAAaggataaaataattttactaagaGAGGAGAGATTGGCcagtaaaaatgtaaaaacttAGTTCAGTTTTAAATCAAGACACAGAGCGCCATCTAACGTAAAACTGAAAACGGTAAATAGCACTACTCGCCACAAGATGGCGGTGttctcttaaaaataaaaatataattcccTTACCAGCGCTATCTAGTGACGAATAGCAGAACTTCCTCATTTGCTCAGCAATGCTAACAACGCCATCTATTGAGAATCACTGCATCCAATAAAACGCACTTTTTTCAAAACACAATTATTTCAGCAAATAATCTGCTGGTAACTTCACACACTTCAAAATACTTGTTTCACGTTTTAAAATTACCATTTTGGTGTATTTTACATTGATGCACTAGGTGAAAATTTGTTGCACTAAAACACTTGCACATGTGGTGTTGCATCATTGGTGCATACAACTGTAACAAAGAAAGAGGTTATTAGAATTTtgctgtaataaataattatgtcatAAATTCCAGTAAACAGGATTAATAAGGACTTATAAAACTgataaaaattagaaaataatatgattcCACAAACCAAGGTTTGAACATagagaaatattatatttttcatatcATGGATTTACCAtgtgatttttataaaatcatcTTGATTAACATGTgacaattttaattataaatttttcagtAATGTTTACATGATTCCACACCAATTGATCAAATAGAGTAGTACAATTTCCCTCGGCAAACGACACATGcagtcaaaaatatattttttacaaaaatataggcaCTAACATACTTTTTAAAATAGACACTGTCTTGCTCAGTCTTTGCAAAATAATATCATGATATTCAAATAGAATTGCACATGGCAATAGTGGAGCAATTTTGTAACCCAAAAATTTAGATAACCACACTTATTAATCACATGTTGCACTATTTAAAGTGAAGATTATATAGATATTTGAACTAGAGTTACTAAATTAAGAATCCTATATTCCATATTTAATGCAGTGAATGAAACAAAACTTGTAGTTATGTTAAATTTAAATCCATGAAAGTTATCTGTGAAGTCTATATTTAATGTTTTCTCAGCCAGTTGAtgtaatgatattttaatttacagttgtaaatcacttaaaattttaatgattCCTAATATATAGCATCTATTGTCACCAgtattcaaagaaaattaagagaaaaaaaaaataacatgctCATTCTAGAGTGACCTTCATATCACTCTGAAATATGCTGTTTTCTCGTAATTATTAGTATTTGAGAATGTAAATGTCTTTTGTACATACCATTTGCACTTCATCCTAGTAATTTCTGATCCAGAAACACAATTCCATCCACAAAATTTTGAATAGAAAATAACCAAAGTGCATTAGCAAAACGAACCTAACACTCGTAGAAAACCACGTTTTTTAcgtaaaatatacaaatttgAGATTGGAAAGATCGTATACTGAGAGATAGAACGTTTACAACGTTAAATTTAAAGTTTCAGCCGCATTTTCTTGATTCAAATTTCAGAAAATGACTGTAAAATGCAAGCACGTGCACATCAACTGCACCTATAATAAgaacttgaaaaaaatatttttttcactagTCTACACGGTTTAGTACAACAATTCACACTCTTTAGATACTCCTACGTAATTCTagcttaattaataaatatatactttaTAACCAATTCGAATATCAGCGGCTGAAAAAAACTACACAAAGAAAACATATGATCGATCGAAATTGAAGTGCACATGGAATTGTCTATGGTTTCTGTAAGTCATCTGTCATCTGAAGACTTGAGTGAATGAATGAacatataaaattttttttttctttttgttgcaGTTGTTCAACAATCGGGCGATTATACTTTTtgcttgtaaaaaaaattaaaacagaatATGTCATACCCCCCCAAGTCTTTTAAAATACTATACATACTATAAAACTATACTATAAAATATCTTATGTCTCTATTTCTTTTGCGAAATGCAATTAACGAAGAacgcatattttattttaaaatttgtttttccatgtgttttttttttgttttgatgccattattaataatataacctTTGACTCACAATGACcactgtatttaaaaaatatataatattatgtaattataatttttattatagtgtTTTATCCACTAGGAATGTTCTAAATACATATCGAAAAATTGCAAGCccagcaggattcgaacctgcatcTTCTGGGGACCTGCCCCACactttttgatatgtatttaaaaacataattaactatttttaaatacatcggtaccaaaaatttttaaataattatttttatatttataacaataataagaTTAGCTGGGTCATACTTactgttatatattttatattgtctGTTTAGAGTTGCTTTAAAATTATTCGTCAGTTTGTCATAGCGTTGAAAGAAGAgcctgaaaatatttttcatattattataattatcaaatattatgtaaatatagaacaataattatcataattataaGAACTGGTAACAATCAttacttttgttttaataataataatgtaagaaAGCAATACCTAGTTTATACTCACTGGTTCATTTTCAACCCATAAGCTATCAAACTCTTTTTCAAATTTACTGACGATATTGGGGTGGGATGTTACAATAACGCTTTCGTGGTTTGAAACCATGGCCTGGGTAGACCAGTTTAATGATCCTGACATGACAAAGCCTTTGCAAGGTTTCATTTTTGTTTGTtgcaaattattatgttttgttAATTGTGCATGAATGTTTAATTTCTCTGCGTAGGTTTTTAGTATGTGTTTCCGCTTGACAGCTTTTGGACCATCTACTATGCAGAATTTATGGTGCATCAggatagattttttatttgtctgCACTTGAATGAAACCTGTAAAAGAAGAATATTGTgataacattaattttatcaagCATATAacattaacaataaataaaaagtacgtATCTTCAGGTTAAACTGAACTTACTGTATTCCTTTAGCTTCTTAATTTGAGATGGTGCAGTGAAAGCCATATCACTATCAACAACTATTCGTATTAACACGTGCCTTTGTCCCAATCTTATCAATTGTTCCGCAATTTCAGCACTGGTTATAAGATACATACAGACGTCTAAAGTTTCACGCGCTGATTTGATGTATTTTATCAATTTGAAGCAGTTCAATTCTCTGCTCTCACATATTGTTACGTCTTTATTTGATGGTACTTTTATTGTGTGTCGGATTACATCATTGGAAAACAATATCACGTCATTTATTTCACGATTTCTAATGTTCATCATATCACAACCAGCTTCATCACTTACAACTTTGGATTGAGAACTCTTTTTAGAGTTGAAAAAGTAATTACACAGCTTTTTTATTACTTGGGAAGCAACAACAACCGTAGCTGTGGATGCCAAAAGAAACTTTGCACTTTTCCAATCCATTTTAgcgtttttttatgttttcactaTAAACATAACTTTCACCACAAATATTCCACCATGATGCTCAcgcatttgatttttatttttttccaaacTACCTACAAATTAGTACTTAATTCATCAAAAATGACAGATTATTCTAATATATATTTGGtcatacaattgtattttaataatCAAAATGGATTCAATATTCTAATTTGATTTTCTAatctgaaatattataatttatatttgctttttaacaataataaacttaaaataaaaatatgaggGTAAGACCGAGTAACTGGTTGACTGACATCTCCAGACTACTATAATAATGATCTGTGGTACAAAGCTCTCAAGCTGTCATGTGACTGTCATTGTCAAATGTCATTTAATCTTTTTTGCAAGTGTTTGCAAGAATTTGTTTTTGTTGATTGATTTTTAAGAAAAGACAATGGTGATAAGAAAATAGTTGAGATTTATTTATGTTCTTTATGAAAAGAACGATGATACGGTTACAAAATAACAAAGTATCGCACAGTTCATAAAGAACGGAGTTATAGaatttagtaaatatttattttaataaatataattccgACTGCGCATCGCAGTAAGCAAAAGTATGCCGAAAATCCCGTACAAAGCTGAAAAATGCCAGGACGAAGACGAAGACTATGAGATAGTCTCATTCGAGGACTTCTGTGATAAGTCGCCAGGTTCAAAAACTGATTTATTAACGCTGAACGATAATATTAACTACCGACTGCACTATGAGAGCGATAAGGGTTCTAATATCGTTGAAACTGGTGAACCATCAACTCGCAATGTTGGTATGCATACTGAGACGTCTCTGAACGGTCCTAAGAACGCATCATATAAGAGAAAATTGTCTTTTGCTCCCTTTGGAAAAACTGACAAAACAAATCGTGGAACCCTTTTCGGTGGTGTGATACCAAGGCCACGGAATGAAGGAGAACCTTCTAGGGAACATAGGTGGGTACAGTGCATGCAAAACAAGTAGGCCAATCCTAACAAGAGTCATATGACTGCTTATTTTACAGAAACTGATCTCAGCCGGACTTCAGTATTTAATCCTTTGTCTGGGTACACAATATGTATCCTTAAGTAAACAACGCTTATGCATTAGTGCAGGGATGTGATAAGTTAATGGTGAATTGACAAAACTCTGCCCTACTTGTTAAAAATGGGATTCAATATTAGTTCatgtaataaaaacattgaTTACTTTGTTGACTCTTAAGGTCAATAACTGCTGTTAAGACAGTAATCATAATACAGTGCATTGAACCTTCATATAAAGATTAATCCTTTGTTACGAATTATACAAAGAGTTTATTCAGCTACAAACTGAATTCAGTTCTTCAAAAATTGTTGAATAACTTgaagtacttatattaaaatagcTTGAAGTACTTACTTACCAGATTGTATTTGAAGTCCAAAAATCTCACATAGTTCAGTTTTAGgtgtgaaaataaaatgaaagggTATGTCATTTCTATTATAGGTAGCTAACTTCAATTACTAGTTGTTATTTTAAGACTGAATGCGGAGAATCTTTATTAGTGGGAGTCCTGGGGAGTCTATGCTATAAAGAATACCTACaaactacatatattttgaGACAGCTATCTAAGCTATATGTTGATATGCCAATTTGTCAAgttctttcatcatcatcatcatcatcgtcagcctgtggacgtccactgttggacataggccttccctatagagcgccaccacacccggtcctcagccttcctcatccagccacttcccgccagcctgcGGTGACAGGCTGACcttgtcagtgaccttggttctcctgcggatctcctcatttcggatcttattcctcagtgaaactcctaacatagccctctccatagctcgctgagcaactttgaatttgtgaacaaggccatttctTAAGTTCTTTCAAGTtctttatttatgtataaactATAAAGATGCTTAGTAAGTaagagaatagaatataatatttttattcaagtaaacttacAAGTGCTATTCAATTGTcaaaaaaatttaccactggtaaggaatgccattcctactgagaagaaccagcaagaaagttGGTGGTTACtctcaataatataatatcatagcaGAGAAAAATATGTTTAACTGTATATTGACATTAATTGACCCTTGATTATCTTTTATTATGTTTAGAGCTTGAGatattaataacaataacaaaatcctactaatattataaatgcaaaagtttgtatgtgtggatGGATagatgtttattactctttcacacaaaaccTACTGGAGGAATTTGGCTGATTTgactgggaatggagatagataccctggattaacacataggctactttttatcccggaaaatcaatgagttcccacagaatttttaaagacctataccatgggaacgaagttgcgggcatcagctagtatgactATAAATTCCTATTTTATACTT encodes the following:
- the LOC123868159 gene encoding mitochondrial cardiolipin hydrolase-like; translation: MDWKSAKFLLASTATVVVASQVIKKLCNYFFNSKKSSQSKVVSDEAGCDMMNIRNREINDVILFSNDVIRHTIKVPSNKDVTICESRELNCFKLIKYIKSARETLDVCMYLITSAEIAEQLIRLGQRHVLIRIVVDSDMAFTAPSQIKKLKEYSFIQVQTNKKSILMHHKFCIVDGPKAVKRKHILKTYAEKLNIHAQLTKHNNLQQTKMKPCKGFVMSGSLNWSTQAMVSNHESVIVTSHPNIVSKFEKEFDSLWVENEPALLSTL